CATTTACCGCAAGATAGACGTAGGAGGGGTTTAACATGTAAGAACTTTTATCCCGCAACCACGAGACACCCGGATGAGTAACACCGCGAACCGTGACGTGAAAACTGagcctctccttcatccttccttcgcaGTGCCCGGCTTGGCTTCCGTCCCCCGTCTGCAACCCGAGATGATCCACAGATTAGTCACGAGTCACCACCAATCCCTCCAGATCAGAGCTACAAAATACCTCCTGGCGGTTTCCTCCCCAGCCCAGCGTCTCAGAGTAGAGGACACGGCATGGAAAGGAGCGCAGCAACCGAGTATTGGATCTTGAAATGGCAGCTTctaaaaggagtgaaaaagagtGTAAAAAGCGTAGAGCGAATATACATGTAGAATCTAtggacaagaaggaaagaatcgaCGGAATTTGTTATAGGATCTTGAAAAGGCAGCTTctaaaggggagaaaaaatgaaggatagatAAAAAGGTATATGGATAGAGAATTTATATCACAAAAAGGCTATGGAATACAGAACAAGGAACGGATTGCATGGCCTTAGTATAGAATTTTAAAGAGATTTTCTAGAGGGGGCGAAAAATGATAGGAAGGATAGGGAATCGTATGTGCAGGTGGAATTTATATCAAGGGACGATTATCATGCCCAATTTAATATCAATGAGAGATTATGAGAAGGAACGATGCTACAGGTGGTGTGTCTGAATAGATAAGTGGAAAGATTGGCTGATGAGGCACCAGGTGTGAGAGTAACCTGACACACCTTGCCAGACTTCATGCAGGGGACGATGCAAGGAAAGCAGaccttcttacttccttcctccccatcagGTAATGAATCTAAATCTCCCCTCCGACCTTCACTACAGAATTAACCAACCACTAATCACTATAATGATTACCACTATACTTTCACCACAGTTACACTAAGAATGTCACTATACACCACCAGGGAACCAAGAAAATCAAGGCTTTCtacttcattcattccctttcaACCAATATCTCTAAATCTTTTCCTTTGACTTCACTGCAAGACTCATCAGATGAGCTAACCAAGACACCAGTGCTATATTACGACACTtaaaacaccactaccaccaataacaTGGCAACTACGGATTATCACCAATAGAAATACACTATGTAATCATACCTAACATAACATCGACACCACCACTTCGGCGAACTAAAATGCGTTtgtttataaaaagaaatggattgagagagagagagagagagagagagagagagagagagagagagagagagagagagagagagagagagagagagagagagagcctttctAGGAATCCCCACCAAGAGAGGGTGGACATTGCAAATCCTGGAAATAATATCTCCTCAAGATGCAATATCGTCCACCTTAACTTGACGGAGAGACGATGTGCGTGCCTtcgagtgtgtgcgtgtgtatgtgcgcgcgcgcgtgcgtgtatGAATGCATTTACGACACTTGCTATCAATTATGCCATATTTGGTTTACTGAATGAAAGGTGCATGAAAActaatagcgagagagagagagagagagagagagagagagagagagagagagagagagagagagagagagagagagagagagagagagacgaagacaacaacatggaaggaaaaaaagaacatgaagaaaaacagacaatgCACATAATACAAGAGATGCAAATTCTACTTAAGCCAACCTGAGCAACATCAaccccttgctctctctctctcacgcacacgcacacgcacacacacacacacttactcacaCTGTGTCATCATCCTGCACTAAATAACAAATAACCTCCGCGGCCCCCTCCCTGAGAAACCTAGGAGGGGTCCACTGATCCCCCCCTCTATCTCTCCCCAGCCGCCCCTCCGCCCCCTCTCGTCTCTCAGGGTCCTATCTCTCGCGGCGACCAATAGGAGCAGACAATCACCGGACCAACGGGACGGCCAGCCTCCTGATTGGTGGCTGGCGGTATCATGCAAGGCTCGGAGGGACACGGGAGGGAAGCGAgcgggagtgaaggagggaggatgaagaaaacgggaaccaGAGAAGAgctgaggtgagggaggacTTGGGTAGATtgagccaaccagccagccagccagccaaccagagagagagagagagagagagagagagagagagagagagagaattatatctATGCGAGAGGAAGAGCACATGattatttcttgtttgtctCTATCTGGGGAGATGTAAAGTTTGAAAGACTACGCGAGCAAaatgaaacgaagaagaaaaagaagaaaacccgCAAATGTGGAGAGGCTAAGAGATAAAGGTCGCGGACATTAGGCAGGAATAATGAATACCGAAGGGTCAAAAGGAAGAATGGGAAAGAGGAGCTAACAAAAAGAGGCCGTTaataagacgagagagagagagagagagagagagagagagagagagagagagagagagagagagagagagagagagagagagagagagagagagagagagagagagacgtacgtaCAAAATAGATAACACAGGTACCAAAAGACGAAACAGAAAGATTGAACTTAATATCATGAATATAATGATAGAGATGACAGAAAGTGAATGTGTTTATGGATTCTTCACACAACCGAAGTGGGTATCACGTGAACAAGAGGCATGAGACTGACACTAGGCACCAAAAAAgtgaacggggagagagagagagagagagagagagagagagagagagagagagagagagagaggaagggagcaagacaaataagaaagaaaaaaagtatgaagaaaACCAACCAACAAATAAAGGCACTGACAAGATAATGAGCGGGTGACaagcagaatgaaaggaagatcaCTTGGGAAGGCGATGGAAGGGCTCACTTATAGCCAAATGCCACACGCGAGGATTAACTTTTTAAAGCAGTAATTTCGCTGTTTGTCCGCCGCTCAGGGATGACTTAGCCACGAGTCTTTTTTGGCACACCTTCCTTCACGCGACACTATCAATCATCAAGgcgaagggggaagggaagcacACGGAAGGAAGACATAAAAGACACACGGGCTGGGGACTCTACTCATATTACTCATGACACAAATCAGCGAGCAGACAAGCAAAGCAGATTAAAAACGCCGTGATAGAAAATAACGAGGGTGTGAGAAATGATAAGGcgcgagggaagggaagtaaaCTAGCCATTATATTTAAGTTACGGGTttcatggaaagagagagagagagagagagagagagagagagagagagagagagagagagagataaggggtgACAGCTCTACTGGAGACATGACACATCACTACTTAGGCGTCACACTGAAGGGGCCAGTTAATGTATCACTACTTCTGCAGGATTAAGAGTCTACTGAAGGTGAATATTAACTGAGagcaaagaaaatatgagtCACTACTACGTTACAGAGCCATTCACAGCTAATATATTGGAACTGGGAGGGAAAAACACTTCAGAACATGGCCCAGGGAGATAGTATTAACACCATGAACtttacaaggaagaggaggaaaacgaagacgagGATGGAAGGAGTGTATGGACTATGGATGGAGTGTTACTTAAACTTAGCATACTGACGGAGCAAGGAATTACACACTAATGGGAATACTGTAAGGGGTACACGCAAGATGCACTGAGGGAATGAAGGTACACTATTCACTTCCAAGATCTGCACAGGAAGATAAGTTTACGGAGTGACACTGATAAGAAGTCTTCAAAATAAAAGCACTATTATTTGGACATGGCGTTGTGAAGTTGTGTTCTGATATTTTCCCATATGAATCACTCGAGAGATGGCAAAGTCAAGATATCTCGCAGCGGGACGGAAAGCAGAAAGACGCTTACACGACTCACAAACAAATTGGGGCAACACGATAACTGATAATATTATTGTGAAGCGACACAACACAGGATGTTCGTCTGATTCTGTTTGGCGATATGGTGACTTCTTGGTGTTCACACGCACATTGACTTTAGCACTTGGAAGAAATTGCTTCGTGGTCACTTTGAATAAAGTGTGGATTGAACTCTGAGCACTTTTCTGGACAAACACCGAGTGACTCTCTGACTAAACACTGATCACACTGCCAtgaggctgaaggaggaggtcaCTCACTGAACGCTATGCTTGATGGAACACAGGGCAGGgaaagtgtggtggtggcgacagATAGGTACAGatacatatagacagatagatagatagaaatagatagatagatagaaagagagagagaatacagcagTGAACATGAGATAAGATTGCTaaatgctatatatatatatatatatatatatatatatatatatatatatatatatatatatatatatatatatatatatgcatacatacatatatatatatatatatatatatatatatatatatatatatatatatatatatatatatatatatatacgctatATGGCTGCgaagcaaacacaaacaaacaacaaatcaCTGGATATTTACGTTGAGGTGAATAAAAGGATATAGTAGGCTGGACTCCGTCGTAGTGTGGGTCTGCTGGAGAGCAGTCGGAGGCCCGGTCGTGATCGGCGCCGTGCAGGAAGCGAGAGAAGGTGTCGGGTGAGGAAGCTGCGAGCAGTGCTGGATGGAGGAGCGGATGGTGGTGTGGAGGCGGAGGACCCGCTGGAGACTCGTCACGCCGCCCATCCAGAGGAGATGACGGCCGGTGGGTGCTGTAGTAGCCGGGGTACAGGAGGTTGGATTCGTGTAGAGATGGGTTGGGGATGGCTacagaggtggggagggagacaggCAGCAGCGGCGGGGGCTGGGGGAAGGAAGACGGCCGATGGTGCGGGTGATGGCTCATGGGTGGAGGGGGAGGCGAACTGCGGGGCGACGCGGGGCCCATCATGCCAGGCAGGGGACCTCCGTAGCGGGGGAAGTCTTCCAAGAGGCGGCCAACTGTGCGAGGCGTCAGGCGGGAGTCAGTCACCTTATGGCGCTTCTTCTTGGGAGTGACAACCAATGGCAGCGCCTCATCCTGCTCGGGCTCCATGCCACCATAGGGGGAGGTCTGACCACTGGGGATCATGCCACCCATGGGGGGTAAGCTCCCCTGGAAGAAGTGAGGAGGCTTGTACATGGGCGGCCGCAGGTGAGGGAGATTGAGGTTGTTTAGACTGTTTTCTGACCCTGGGTACGGGGACAGGTTGAGGGGGCCGTTGGGGGCGGGCATGCCATTTAGTCTTGGCATGTTGGGAGGTGTGCGGTCGAGCATCTTGTGAGAACGAGGAGAGCGGGAGCCCTCCATCAGCTGCGAGGCAATGTCTCGGTTGAGTTGCTCAGCCGCTACCTCCGCCTGCTTGGTCAACAGCTTCTTCTGCTGCACATACTTGTTGACGATGGTGTCGATGATGACGGCCAAGGAGGCGGTAATTTCCGTCTTCAACACATCGGCGAGGCCCTCGAGGTCTGTCACCTGTGAGTTAAGATTTAGATTTCTTAACAGCTGAAGCTTTTCCGTCAAGTCTGAGTTTTTCAACTcgttttctctccgtctctcctcctGGGTGCGGATGAGACGCTGGGCATAATctaggaggtaggaggaggcgTCGTTGGAGTCACTCGAAGAGGTGGAAGTTGGGGGTTTGGGGGAGGGGGCACGCTGAGTCTCAGGGGAGCGCCGCCTGACACTCAAGTCAATCTGTAGCCCCCCCTCCTCACCAGACTCCGGCGCCCGCGACTCTACCTGTTCGTCCTCCTCCAGGCGTCTCGTCTTGTTGTCAGGCTCCGCCGCGGCCTCGCCCTCCTCCGTCTGCGAGTCATAGCTGTTTCTTGCCTCGTGTTGCTGAGGCAAGTACAGCTTCCTTTTCTTACAGCCGTTCACAGTAGTGTTCGGGGTGGGCGAGGAGCGGATCACACTCACTATGTTCTCCAGTCGCTTCCTGGGCTCGGGGGAGTCTGTGCGCGGGCTGTTCTGACTCATGGTCTCTTCCACCTCAGACTCGCAGCGAGGATCTTCCGCGGTCACACTTTCCTCCCTGGCAGCGTTCGTGTCCTCATTACTGGTCTCCACTGGCTCCGCGGCACctttataactattattattgttgtgtaaAGAACGGGCGGCCTCTATTTCCTCCATAGTAAGAATTTCTCTTTTACGCCCCTGTAGTATTTCTCGTAAGAGTACGTTATCTGCTTCTGGTCCTCGAATCACCGAGTTCACAGCATCAGCACTATGGACGTTCGAGCTTGTCACTTTGTCCAACACACCCATGGTTGCCACTGTGTCTTCGGGCGGGCAGGGCGCCACAGGCTTGGTGTGGGCGCCGAATAACTCACTTAGCATACCGCGAGAACCCGCCGTgggtgggggattgaaatagttcACAAACGGTAGTCCACAAAAAGACTGACTTGCACTGAAGAGGTTGGGAGCACTTCCCGGCCTGACTGCATTAACACTAACACCACACAGGTTGGGCAGACTACTGAAGGCCGAGTAAGAGTTCCTTGGCTCTCCGGCGTCTACTCTTGTTCTGATCCGTTTCGGTTTCTTCGACAGCTTTTCTCCTAGCATGAAGCAATCGCTTTCTTCGTCGTGAGCCACTACGGTAGGCAGCGCACCGATTGGTGGAGGATGCAGGGTGGGTGGAGCAAGAGGTAGCGGTGGCCAATACGGAGGCGCTACGTCACGAGTCCCGATTCTTAAGCCTCCACCAATCAGGCTGCTTGGCTCATCCGGTGCGCCTGTAAGGGTAAGAGAGACGTACGTGAGTATGTTGAGGATGCGCAATGGTAACTTCTTGGCGtcttataatatataataacatATAATTATGTTAAATATCTAATTTACAAAAAGGTAGAAAATGTCATCGGAAGGTGTATGGAAATAAGCGACATGGACAGAGGGTCCAAAttatatggaaaaaaaggtGCCGAACCCGGACGCGGAACCTGCTAAATAGCGGCCGCTGGCACATTGCGCGTTACAATCTCACCCCCGTCAGATGAGGACCCTCCCAGCAGCTCTCTTCCAGAATCACCAATGAGGCTCATGAGAAAACAACTCTGGCCAACTTATCcaattatggaaaataaaacttGTATGCCACGAAACATATATTAGTGCCTGCAAGAGGCTTCACGAGTCGCCTCACAGCCTCCCACACGGCTCCTCATTAATTACAAGACACGACGCCGAGGAGTAGCAAGTGTCTTGGCGGCAGCGAGCTCCTGGCAAGGGAAGGACGGACTCCGCGCACTGAGAGGCCGGAGCACGGGAGGTGCGAGCTTCAAAATACACTAATAAAATTTAGAAGGGAGACATTGAGAggagcaggggagagagagagagaaggaagaaaagagagcgagagaagaaaaagacgaggaaatacGATGCCTTAGACTTGCGAGAGGCGAGGAGCGAGCGAGCGATCCAGCCACTCGGTCGCTGCCGCCTCACAATTcgacaataatgacaacaagaGCTGGTCTCCGTGGCGGACCGCGTGCGAGTGACGGCCGCGAATTGCTTTTATATTTCATAAAGATGGCATACGCACAGCACTGAAGGAATGAGTGGAGGCTGGGCGGTTGTGGGCCGGGTTCTCGAGGCTAAGGTGAAGCAGCCacggaggatgagagagagagagagagagagagagaagaatgcttGCTATGTCCTGACGAAGGCgatgcagaagagagagagagagagagataatgttttTCCCACATTGTACTAGTtttataaacacaaacacacacacacacgcacagtttctctctctctctctctctctctctctcttacgtctaCTCTCTCAATGTTTGCGTCCCTCAAGTCATATCAAACGAAGTAACAAAATCCACCAAACGTATAAACGAAAGAGCAACGCAAAAATACCAGATGATACTgacggagaaagaagaggaatatcaGCTTCTAAAAGAGAATAATTGTAAATAAAGTCATTGATAATAGAACATacgcatgcagagagagagagagagagagagagagagagagagagagagagagagagagagagagagagagagagagagagtaataataacaataataatactttcttcttctctaaaacaggaaaacaaacacgataaatgaatgagagagagagagagagagagagagagagagagagagagagagagagagagagtaaaggagggagtgagggaggggcggTGGCGGGGCGACTCCTCAGGTTATCGATCGTGGAGCCTCTGGTCAgctgtggcgatggtggtggtcccttctctctcccctttacctCCCCCCCACTATGTCCTCTCCACCCTTgtcccccccttccccttcttctcctccctcctcttcctcctttccatctctcccatCCCCTGTCCTCCCTTCTTATTCAAAGGCCCAGTTTTCTTACGGTAATGTTTATTTAGTCGTGTGTTGTCTTATTTTCGTAGTGTATTCCTTCGTTACTAAGAAGTCACCAGAGATTAGAAAAAAGAGGATTTATTAGCCAAGAAACAATTAAGATAAGTTAGATATAGTTACGTTTggctagattaggtttggttaagtttagTCAAGTTTCGTTAGCAATATCAATGTTTAAAGACGCTTGGaatgggttaagttgggttatgTTACGCTAGATTAGTATTAGAGCCATGTTAGTAATAATGTTCAGAGCGAGCCTTCaaatagattaggttaagttacgctGATTTACCTTTAGTCAAGTTCTGCAAGCAAACGCTATGTTCAAATGCCGTGGAAGTTCGTAAAGTTAGTCTAAGGTAggctaagttacattaggttacgtTATATTACAGTGAGTTAGCTTcagttgggtttggttaggttagcaaTGTCCCGGTGTCCTCAGAGCGTATCCTCtagtgttaggttagattaaataaaGTTAAATTTGGCTACGTTAGGACCAACAGTGTCCATATGTCCTCAGAGCGTGTCCCCTAAGTATGCAGCACGTTATTCTCGCTCCGTGTGCTTCCTCCACCGTCAGGAGTAGCAACGCCATCCACTCCAGTGCTAGGAGTGGTACAGACGCTTCAGGGGCCGCGCAGGTGCCTCGGAAACACTACTTAATATACCTTGAGGACCGCTGACTGACGGGAACAGGCTGGTGCGTGTTCCATATTCACCAGTATGTCTCCGTGCTGAGTGCTGCACTCTGtttacttccccctctctctctctctctctctctctctctctccgtttgtgTTTGTCCGTCTCTTTCAtgttctacctcctcctctctcacccgTGTTTTCACCCACACAAGGGCTCCCAACGGCCACTCACAGGTGGGGCGTAACAGCCTCTCGATGCGTCCTCCAAATGAGCCACATCATCACGAAACATGACACCAAAAGGGCAAACTTACGAAAACTGTGTCAACTGATGAGGAAAGACGCAGGGCGTCGTGACATGAGCGGTGTCTCGCCACGGGGGTCTTTATTTACTCATTACGATAAAAAGGCTGAGTAAATAGGCATGTGATTGGGTGCGACACGAGGCGGAAGGCAAACAATACACGTGAGGTGGGTTTAGTTACTAAGCTGGACTCGTGGTCACGCCTCATTGTGGTGTCATGTCCGAGCAGACCTGGCCAGTGAGTGACAGCGATGATTTCGACATGATATCTTTCACCCTGATCACCTGACTCACAGCCGCTCATCTGGCCAGTCTCCCTCCCCGTCCAGCCTCGCACTGACCGCTCCCGACCCAGCGAGGCCTACCGGAGGATGGACTTCAGAATGTTTCAAAACTGCCCGCCAGAGTGGAGATGAGGAATGATCACGTAAAATCTAACCTCGCTTTATAAATCTATGAGGAAACGCACTCGATAACTGACCAATGCTTCAGAAAGTGCCATGATTGTACTTTCTAATGCTCCCATTGGAAGctgcaggaaaagaagaggtgaagtttaaaaagggaaaaaactcaAATTGTGGAACATGAGCGGGCAAGAGCGACACGCGCGGTGGAGAGGCGCGTGCCGAGGAGGAGAGTTGCCAGCGAGGGTATATTATTAGGCGCAGGTAATGACAGTCATTAGCCTCTTACGTTAGTCAAGGATGCCACGTATGTTTTCCCGCTAACCAACAGCCTCCACGCCTCCACTCTCTCCACAACCTTCCTTGCGTCCACCTCTCCCGCagtctctcccactccctctccacctccttcacacTTCACTCCAGCACCCCTGTTAAGTTTTCCCTTTCACTCCTCACTaacctccctctcatctccagcccattcctcccttctctctctctctccccttacgcCCTTTAGCTTCTCCCTCTGCTTCCGTTCATTTACTCTTCgtattcttctctttattccttcgttctctctctccatcatctatCTCCTCTTATCCcgattttctgtgtttttattatcatacaTGTTGATTCTGTACGgatatgtaactctctctctctctctctctctctctctctctctaaccagctTATCGagttatgaaaaaataaatcttgcatcacc
The Portunus trituberculatus isolate SZX2019 chromosome 39, ASM1759143v1, whole genome shotgun sequence DNA segment above includes these coding regions:
- the LOC123515430 gene encoding homeobox protein prospero-like isoform X4 encodes the protein MNKQDNRSWDAERSLAAFWRATIREGVPNNQRPPPHFPFSAAMNHHLPPGQERLFAARHHQDPFVWSHAPRRHTVLKGVQRCFPRPFMDNLRPPQFRAPDEPSSLIGGGLRIGTRDVAPPYWPPLPLAPPTLHPPPIGALPTVVAHDEESDCFMLGEKLSKKPKRIRTRVDAGEPRNSYSAFSSLPNLCGVSVNAVRPGSAPNLFSASQSFCGLPFVNYFNPPPTAGSRGMLSELFGAHTKPVAPCPPEDTVATMGVLDKVTSSNVHSADAVNSVIRGPEADNVLLREILQGRKREILTMEEIEAARSLHNNNNSYKGAAEPVETSNEDTNAAREESVTAEDPRCESEVEETMSQNSPRTDSPEPRKRLENIVSVIRSSPTPNTTVNGCKKRKLYLPQQHEARNSYDSQTEEGEAAAEPDNKTRRLEEDEQVESRAPESGEEGGLQIDLSVRRRSPETQRAPSPKPPTSTSSSDSNDASSYLLDYAQRLIRTQEERRRENELKNSDLTEKLQLLRNLNLNSQVTDLEGLADVLKTEITASLAVIIDTIVNKYVQQKKLLTKQAEVAAEQLNRDIASQLMEGSRSPRSHKMLDRTPPNMPRLNGMPAPNGPLNLSPYPGSENSLNNLNLPHLRPPMYKPPHFFQGSLPPMGGMIPSGQTSPYGGMEPEQDEALPLVVTPKKKRHKVTDSRLTPRTVGRLLEDFPRYGGPLPGMMGPASPRSSPPPPPMSHHPHHRPSSFPQPPPLLPVSLPTSVAIPNPSLHESNLLYPGYYSTHRPSSPLDGRRDESPAGPPPPHHHPLLHPALLAASSPDTFSRFLHGADHDRASDCSPADPHYDGVQPTISFYSPQPHSSTLTPMHLRKAKLMFFFVRYPSSSVLKTYFPDIKFNKNNTAQLVKWFSNFREFYYIQMEKYARQSLSEGTKNADDISVTFESEIIRALNLHYNRNNHLEQIPEHFRYVVEQTLREFFKAIQEQKDQEQSWKKAIYKIIARLDEQVPEYFKSPTFLEQLE
- the LOC123515430 gene encoding homeobox protein prospero-like isoform X5, which translates into the protein MNKQDNRSWDAERSLAAFWRATIREGVPNNQRPPPHFPFSAAMNHHLPPGQERLFAARHHQDPFVWSHAPRRHTVLKGVQRCFPRPFMDNLRPPQFRAPDEPSSLIGGGLRIGTRDVAPPYWPPLPLAPPTLHPPPIGALPTVVAHDEESDCFMLGEKLSKKPKRIRTRVDAGEPRNSYSAFSSLPNLCGVSVNAVRPGSAPNLFSASQSFCGLPFVNYFNPPPTAGSRGMLSELFGAHTKPVAPCPPEDTVATMGVLDKVTSSNVHSADAVNSVIRGPEADNVLLREILQGRKREILTMEEIEAARSLHNNNNSYKGAAEPVETSNEDTNAAREESVTAEDPRCESEVEETMSQNSPRTDSPEPRKRLENIVSVIRSSPTPNTTVNGCKKRKLYLPQQHEARNSYDSQTEEGEAAAEPDNKTRRLEEDEQVESRAPESGEEGGLQIDLSVRRRSPETQRAPSPKPPTSTSSSDSNDASSYLLDYAQRLIRTQEERRRENELKNSDLTEKLQLLRNLNLNSQVTDLEGLADVLKTEITASLAVIIDTIVNKYVQQKKLLTKQAEVAAEQLNRDIASQLMEGSRSPRSHKMLDRTPPNMPRLNGMPAPNGPLNLSPYPGSENSLNNLNLPHLRPPMYKPPHFFQGSLPPMGGMIPSGQTSPYGGMEPEQDEALPLVVTPKKKRHKVTDSRLTPRTVGRLLEDFPRYGGPLPGMMGPASPRSSPPPPPMSHHPHHRPSSFPQPPPLLPVSLPTSVAIPNPSLHESNLLYPGYYSTHRPSSPLDGRRDESPAGPPPPHHHPLLHPALLAASSPDTFSRFLHGADHDRASDCSPADPHYDGVQPTISFYSPQPHSSTLTPMHLRKAKLMFFFVRYPSSSVLKTYFPDIKFNKNNTAQLVKWFSNFREFYYIQMEKYARQSLSEGTKNADDISVTFESEIIRALNLHYNRNNHLEIPEHFRYVVEQTLREFFKAIQEQKDQEQSWKKAIYKIIARLDEQVPEYFKSPTFLEQLE
- the LOC123515430 gene encoding homeobox protein prospero-like isoform X3 gives rise to the protein MNKQDNRSWDAERSLAAFWRATIREGVPNNQRPPPHFPFSAAMNHHLPPGQERLFAARHHQDPFVWSHAPRRHTVLKGVQRCFPRPFMDNLRPPQFRAPDEPSSLIGGGLRIGTRDVAPPYWPPLPLAPPTLHPPPIGALPTVVAHDEESDCFMLGEKLSKKPKRIRTRVDAGEPRNSYSAFSSLPNLCGVSVNAVRPGSAPNLFSASQSFCGLPFVNYFNPPPTAGSRGMLSELFGAHTKPVAPCPPEDTVATMGVLDKVTSSNVHSADAVNSVIRGPEADNVLLREILQGRKREILTMEEIEAARSLHNNNNSYKGAAEPVETSNEDTNAAREESVTAEDPRCESEVEETMSQNSPRTDSPEPRKRLENIVSVIRSSPTPNTTVNGCKKRKLYLPQQHEARNSYDSQTEEGEAAAEPDNKTRRLEEDEQVESRAPESGEEGGLQIDLSVRRRSPETQRAPSPKPPTSTSSSDSNDASSYLLDYAQRLIRTQEERRRENELKNSDLTEKLQLLRNLNLNSQVTDLEGLADVLKTEITASLAVIIDTIVNKYVQQKKLLTKQAEVAAEQLNRDIASQLMEGSRSPRSHKMLDRTPPNMPRLNGMPAPNGPLNLSPYPGSENSLNNLNLPHLRPPMYKPPHFFQGSLPPMGGMIPSGQTSPYGGMEPEQDEALPLVVTPKKKRHKVTDSRLTPRTVGRLLEDFPRYGGPLPGMMGPASPRSSPPPPPMSHHPHHRPSSFPQPPPLLPVSLPTSVAIPNPSLHESNLLYPGYYSTHRPSSPLDGRRDESPAGPPPPHHHPLLHPALLAASSPDTFSRFLHGADHDRASDCSPADPHYDGVQPTISFYSPQRRSLNLSGPEETHSSTLTPMHLRKAKLMFFFVRYPSSSVLKTYFPDIKFNKNNTAQLVKWFSNFREFYYIQMEKYARQSLSEGTKNADDISVTFESEIIRALNLHYNRNNHLEQIPEHFRYVVEQTLREFFKAIQEQKDQEQSWKKAIYKIIARLDEQVPEYFKSPTFLEQLE
- the LOC123515430 gene encoding homeobox protein prospero-like isoform X2; the protein is MNKQDNRSWDAERSLAAFWRATIREGVPNNQRPPPHFPFSAAMNHHLPPGQERLFAARHHQDPFVWSHAPRRHTVLKGVQRCFPRPFMDNLRPPQFRAPDEPSSLIGGGLRIGTRDVAPPYWPPLPLAPPTLHPPPIGALPTVVAHDEESDCFMLGEKLSKKPKRIRTRVDAGEPRNSYSAFSSLPNLCGVSVNAVRPGSAPNLFSASQSFCGLPFVNYFNPPPTAGSRGMLSELFGAHTKPVAPCPPEDTVATMGVLDKVTSSNVHSADAVNSVIRGPEADNVLLREILQGRKREILTMEEIEAARSLHNNNNSYKGAAEPVETSNEDTNAAREESVTAEDPRCESEVEETMSQNSPRTDSPEPRKRLENIVSVIRSSPTPNTTVNGCKKRKLYLPQQHEARNSYDSQTEEGEAAAEPDNKTRRLEEDEQVESRAPESGEEGGLQIDLSVRRRSPETQRAPSPKPPTSTSSSDSNDASSYLLDYAQRLIRTQEERRRENELKNSDLTEKLQLLRNLNLNSQVTDLEGLADVLKTEITASLAVIIDTIVNKYVQQKKLLTKQAEVAAEQLNRDIASQLMEGSRSPRSHKMLDRTPPNMPRLNGMPAPNGPLNLSPYPGSENSLNNLNLPHLRPPMYKPPHFFQGSLPPMGGMIPSGQTSPYGGMEPEQDEALPLVVTPKKKRHKVTDSRLTPRTVGRLLEDFPRYGGPLPGMMGPASPRSSPPPPPMSHHPHHRPSSFPQPPPLLPVSLPTSVAIPNPSLHESNLLYPGYYSTHRPSSPLDGRRDESPAGPPPPHHHPLLHPALLAASSPDTFSRFLHGADHDRASDCSPADPHYDGVQPTISFYSPQRRSLNLSGPEESMLTHSSTLTPMHLRKAKLMFFFVRYPSSSVLKTYFPDIKFNKNNTAQLVKWFSNFREFYYIQMEKYARQSLSEGTKNADDISVTFESEIIRALNLHYNRNNHLEIPEHFRYVVEQTLREFFKAIQEQKDQEQSWKKAIYKIIARLDEQVPEYFKSPTFLEQLE